One window of Tindallia californiensis genomic DNA carries:
- the rplU gene encoding 50S ribosomal protein L21, whose protein sequence is MYAIIETGGKQYRVEEGTTLVVEKLEVKEGETVKLDKVLAVSKDGELKTGQPMLEGATVDATVVENGKADKVIVFKYKPKKDYRRKKGHRQPYTKLKVQNINL, encoded by the coding sequence ATGTACGCTATTATTGAGACAGGTGGAAAGCAGTACAGAGTCGAAGAAGGAACTACTTTGGTAGTAGAGAAGTTAGAAGTAAAAGAAGGTGAAACAGTAAAACTGGATAAGGTGTTGGCAGTATCTAAAGATGGTGAACTTAAGACTGGTCAGCCAATGCTTGAAGGTGCAACTGTTGATGCAACTGTTGTTGAAAATGGTAAAGCTGACAAGGTGATTGTATTCAAATACAAGCCTAAAAAAGATTACAGAAGAAAAAAAGGACATCGGCAACCATATACAAAACTAAAAGTTCAGAATATTAATCTATAG